In Nicotiana tabacum cultivar K326 chromosome 2, ASM71507v2, whole genome shotgun sequence, the following proteins share a genomic window:
- the LOC142166778 gene encoding uncharacterized protein LOC142166778, which translates to MDTLCRNPSHTNLVILPKNPVVHTYLDMKPISLGNFINKVISRVVYDKLDGILPSIVSKNQSDFLKGRNIIENVLLTQEIITYISLRGKPANMVIKIDMDKA; encoded by the coding sequence ATGGACACACTTTGCAGAAATCCATCACACACAAACTTGGTTATCTTGCCGAAGAATCCTGTGGTTCACACATATTTGGATATGAAGCCGATTAGTCTTGGCAATTTCATAAATAAGGTTATTTCAAGAGTGGTTTATGACAAACTTGATGGTATCCTACCATCTATTGTCTCTAAAAACCAGTCTGATTTTCTCAAAGGGAGGAACATTATTGAGAATGTGCTACTTACACAAGAGATTATTACATACATAAGTTTAAGAGGTAAACCGGCCAATATGGTGATTAAGATTGACATGGACAAGGCTTAA